From Borrelia sp. RT5S, the proteins below share one genomic window:
- a CDS encoding ROK family protein: MEHYVAIDVGGTSTKYSLADSGGNFLDKHEINSGITPDEQVDILVNIINFYKKEVNIKGVAICMPGFVDPKGVVIRVNAIKGFINYPLKEKLEALAGVNVEIENDANCVALAEKFKGNAVYSNDFVALTLGTGIGAGLFVNGKLVRGYSFMSGEVGFMITRGLGNNIPFNCRWESIASVAALRKRVAERLEMDLGEVSGEYIFELASNGNIHANNEVEKFFETLSFGIFNLTFILNPEKILIGGGISTRPDLLSNIYKKLENLWSLELANIYGNDIKNLVTLETTRFNNDSGKIGALYHYFVENNLLCGLGV, encoded by the coding sequence ATGTTGGAGGTACTAGTACTAAGTATTCTTTAGCAGACAGTGGCGGTAATTTTCTTGATAAGCATGAAATTAATTCAGGTATTACTCCTGATGAACAAGTTGATATTTTAGTCAATATAATTAATTTTTATAAAAAAGAGGTTAATATTAAGGGTGTTGCGATTTGCATGCCTGGATTTGTTGATCCTAAAGGAGTTGTAATCAGAGTAAATGCCATTAAGGGATTTATTAATTATCCTTTAAAAGAAAAGCTTGAAGCTTTAGCAGGAGTTAACGTTGAGATTGAAAATGATGCTAATTGTGTGGCTTTGGCTGAAAAATTCAAAGGTAATGCTGTTTATTCTAATGATTTTGTTGCTTTGACTCTTGGAACAGGAATTGGCGCTGGGTTATTTGTTAATGGAAAACTTGTAAGGGGATATTCTTTTATGTCTGGGGAGGTCGGGTTTATGATCACGAGGGGGCTTGGCAATAATATTCCTTTTAACTGCAGGTGGGAGTCTATAGCTTCTGTTGCAGCTTTAAGGAAAAGGGTAGCGGAGCGTTTAGAAATGGACTTGGGTGAAGTTTCTGGAGAATATATTTTTGAACTTGCGAGTAATGGCAATATTCATGCTAATAATGAGGTTGAAAAATTTTTTGAAACTTTATCATTTGGAATTTTTAATTTAACTTTTATTTTAAATCCTGAGAAAATTTTAATCGGAGGAGGAATAAGCACAAGGCCTGATCTATTAAGTAACATATATAAAAAATTGGAAAATTTGTGGTCTTTGGAATTGGCTAATATCTATGGTAATGATATTAAAAACCTTGTAACACTTGAAACAACCAGATTTAATAATGATTCTGGCAAAATCGGGGCATTGTATCATTATTTTGTCGAAAATAATTTATTATGCGGTTTGGGCGTTTAG